In Staphylococcus lloydii, the following proteins share a genomic window:
- the atpE gene encoding F0F1 ATP synthase subunit C produces MNLIAAAIAIGLSALGAGIGNGLIVSRTVEGVARQPEARGQLMSIMFIGIGLVEALPILGLVISFIVMFM; encoded by the coding sequence ATGAATTTAATCGCAGCAGCAATCGCAATTGGTTTATCAGCATTAGGCGCAGGTATCGGTAACGGTCTTATCGTTTCAAGAACAGTAGAAGGTGTTGCACGTCAACCAGAAGCTCGTGGACAATTAATGTCAATTATGTTTATCGGTATTGGTTTAGTTGAGGCATTACCTATCCTTGGTCTTGTAATTTCATTCATCGTAATGTTCATGTAA
- a CDS encoding F0F1 ATP synthase subunit B has translation MTATTNMFVLGAAEAHGVQWGTIFVTAITFLVLLALLKKYAWGPLKEVMDKRERDINKDIDDAEQAKLNAQKLEEQNKQTLKETQDEVHRMIEEAKVQARQQHEEIIHEANVRANGMIETAQNEINSEKERAIADINNQVSDLSVLIASKVLQKEISEQDQKALVEKYIKEAGDK, from the coding sequence GTGACTGCTACGACAAATATGTTCGTACTTGGTGCAGCTGAAGCACATGGCGTTCAGTGGGGAACTATTTTTGTTACTGCAATAACGTTTCTTGTTTTATTAGCATTATTAAAGAAATATGCATGGGGTCCATTAAAAGAAGTAATGGATAAACGTGAACGTGACATTAATAAAGACATTGACGACGCTGAACAAGCTAAGTTGAATGCACAAAAGTTAGAAGAACAAAACAAACAAACGTTAAAAGAAACTCAAGATGAGGTTCATCGTATGATTGAAGAAGCTAAAGTACAAGCACGTCAACAACATGAAGAAATTATTCATGAAGCTAATGTACGTGCGAACGGAATGATTGAAACAGCTCAAAACGAAATTAATAGTGAAAAAGAACGCGCAATCGCGGATATTAATAATCAAGTTTCAGATTTATCTGTACTTATTGCTTCAAAAGTATTACAAAAAGAAATCAGCGAACAAGATCAAAAAGCATTAGTTGAAAAGTACATTAAAGAGGCAGGGGATAAATAA
- a CDS encoding F0F1 ATP synthase subunit delta — translation MAKVAMKYAKALFDASLDANSLDVVYEEFSEVEKGVSSEIHGLKELDLDPKKNKEQRVQFAEKVFASANDYLLNMLKVLASNRHLGMISDVYNSFNHLYNKHNNRDYAVVESVYALSNDELDEIGKIIIQQTKLSKVLLKNEINNELIGGLRVKVGTKVMDASVQNDLAQLEKKFKRAH, via the coding sequence ATGGCGAAAGTAGCAATGAAATACGCTAAAGCTTTATTTGATGCCTCTCTAGATGCTAATAGCTTGGATGTCGTTTATGAAGAATTTTCTGAGGTTGAAAAAGGTGTTTCTTCTGAAATCCATGGTTTAAAAGAGTTAGACCTAGACCCTAAAAAAAATAAAGAACAACGCGTTCAATTTGCTGAAAAAGTGTTTGCAAGTGCCAATGATTATTTATTAAATATGTTAAAAGTACTTGCTTCAAATAGACATCTTGGAATGATTAGTGATGTTTATAATTCATTTAATCATCTATACAATAAACACAATAACCGAGATTACGCAGTTGTAGAATCTGTATATGCTTTATCAAATGATGAATTAGATGAAATCGGAAAAATAATAATACAGCAAACGAAATTATCTAAAGTCTTACTTAAAAACGAAATCAACAACGAACTAATTGGTGGTCTTCGTGTGAAAGTTGGTACTAAGGTAATGGATGCGAGTGTTCAAAACGATTTAGCTCAATTAGAGAAGAAATTTAAAAGAGCGCATTAA